In Nicotiana tabacum cultivar K326 chromosome 10, ASM71507v2, whole genome shotgun sequence, the DNA window agccagcgtcacgattttggcgtgacaatcaagaatagcataagggggcgacaaccagttcatgcccaatataatatcaaaatctaccatgctgagcaacaataaattggctctagtctcaaaactattaagagaaaccaaacacgactgataaatgcagtccacaacaagagaatctcctatAGGAGTaaaaacataaacaggggaactcaaaaaatcccgaggtacacccaattGCGGAGAacaataagaagacacataagaataagtggatctTGGATCGAATAGAattgatgcatctctgtgacaaaccaggacaataccttTGATGACAGAATctgaggcaacagcctcggtacgggcaggaagggcataatatctggcctggcctccccctctagggcgacctctacctcccgtagataagtatagacgtatttgtactgatccgcgagactctaataaaccagcttgtgattcatgactcctatgaacctagagctctgataccaacttgtcacggccccgGTTCGTCCTCCGTGAAccattgtgatggcacctagtctctacgtttaggtaagcctaatttgtagaagaaaaaccaaaatttgcggaaataaacaatttaaaacagaaataaagtagtaacaatgtttaaatgtgccgctcggcatacaccatatttagCTCTTAATAccaaaacataaattcaagacccggaaacccacgaatcacaagctaagaaaaagaaatactacataacTCTAACTTCTGAattttgtctaataagaacagaaatacagaatggctaaatactaaaagcatgaatagaaagggacttctcggtctgcagatgcggtagatgtacctcgaagtctctaagaaGTCGCCtctctcaaggatggtaggcctaggtagcggtacctggatctgcacatgaaaaacatgcgcagaaggggcatgagtacaccacagcattactcagtaagtgccaagcctgacctcggttgggtagtgatgaggaaggtcagggccctattgagatcaaataaatataaagatgacaggataagataaacaATATAAATGAAAATCTACACTAAGAATATACAcatgataataagagtacaataacggaaacagagatgaaggcaaaccacaaggaagtaccactcataacaaggatgataaccggggacctcttggtatcccgaggatctcttggtatccacAATATATtgtagggatctctcggtatcctcaatatatgctagggatctctcggtatcccgatgatatcttggtatcctcaatatatgctagggttctctaggtatcctcaatatatgtgccaaggatctcttggtatctcgcacctcagttcagatcataaatacgtacagaggatctcccgggatgccgtcccgtagtcccaaagtaaaaacacacagtagcaattcaagaatacccaattaagctaaatttcgtaccaagtaaacagttaattctagcctaacatgcttcacgtaatgcaattaaggcagtttaagcaaataggcaatcaagtcaactaaacatgcttttctaaactaacaacaggctaaattcacaagtagaataaaacaggaaaaagaactcaattgaaatacttaaggaaaaatcggattttcaacaattagctcaagtacgcgctcgtcacctcacgtgcaaggcatttcaattatcaaatatatcatatcctaagggaaggtcccccacacaaggttagacaagccacttacctcaaaccggctcaaaatcaaccaaacaccacgtctttgccacgattattcgactctaaatggcccaaatctatttaattaaattgcataatgtaaataacatttcaagtaattaattttacaattaaattctaagctaatacgcaaaattatgtaaaatgaccaaaatgccccttgggcccgcgtctcagaatcgggtaaaattaaTAGTTTCAGAattcttacactctcacgagtctaaccataccaaaattatccaaatccgatgtcaaacccacaatcaaaactcaatttcttggcctaagaacttttccccaattttcattcaaattccgaaattaaaggatAAATTCATGtgtagattaatgggttacaagcaaaaatgagttaagaatcgttacccaattgatatctctgaaaatccctcaaaagctcgctcaaatccgagctcccaagcttaagttttgataaaaatggctaaaaccctcgattttgaaatcttatatctaccgagaaaattccttcttcgcgaacgcagtcaaGGCCTCgagtttgcgaagcacaaaataactttgaccatttttccttcttcgcgaacgcgtccctcaCTCCGCGAATGCGATGCCTTGCACAcacgaaccttcgcgaacgcgacgggcaccacgcgaacgcgatgcacaaaactCTACTGGGCCAATTACTCTTCCGCGAACGCGGtggccctctcgcgaacgcgaaggccaaactttTTCTCCAGTCCCatctcctcttcgcgaacgcgagatcccactcgcgaacgcgatgaagaaaaccggaactgactgctgcaacattttctacaatttcttaaattccaaaaatgagttgttgagcatccgaaacacacccgaggcccccgggacctcaaccaaaccttccagccaatcctaaaatatcattcaaatCCTAAAAGATCATTCAAATTTGTTCCAACCTTctgaatgctcaaaacaacatcaaaacacctatttttcatcggattcaagcttaaaaatttcaaaaactctaaaaacacactttcgatcaaaatgtctaccaaacctcgtccgaatgacctgaaattttgcacacacatcccgaATGACATGacagaactactacaactctcgaaattccattccaaacctcggatcaaaatctcacttttgaaccgtaaacttccaaaattcaactttcggcatttcaagcctaaattagctacagacctccaaaacacaatccgaacaagCTCATcaccccgaaatcacccaacagagctaacgaaaccatcagatttccattccgaggccgtcttcacactgttcctactacggtcaactttccaacacttaagctctcatttagggactaagtgtcccaaaactctccgaaacttaaaaccaaacatcccggcaatcAAAATAGTGGAAAAAGGCTTGggaaaaacagttaataggggattcagacattaattcttaagacgaccggccgggtcgtcacaatttttctttatgcgcttgttttatataatagtattatagtacaatatcatgaaatacattcttatattaatatgtggtacactattttttgatttttctctttatgcattgTATTAtataatagtagtatagtcatatatagTTGCCTGGAATTAACTAGTAGAACTGTATACCCTATTGGTATAATTATATATCATATTGGTATCGTATGGTAGTTGGATTGTTTTTGGTTGTTTAGCTTCATTTTTAAGTAAATTCTATTCTAAAATGATTTATGTAATCATGTTTTGATGTGTTGGATTTTCTTATACCTATGGATATAGATTTTATGTATTacgtaatagtttttatagttatatgtaGTTGTTCAAGGAACGACCACGCACAACTATATACCCTATTTGTATagttatatactatattggtattatatgctagttaaattattttttggtagtattagctgcatttaattggtatagtatttgattttcttttaataatagttGTAGAATTATTCTAGAGCAatcatatactctgttggtatacatgtataccatattggtatcatatggtactagaagtcttttttgctacttatacttttattgtattttttaatattttattatcatttctattctaactagtatatatgAAGATTTAGTGGCCGTAGAATATGTGTTCTTGCTCCATAACTAGTTGTATTACTACTAATGATAGAGTGTGTATTGATATTTGTAGGGAAGGAGATCAAGGTTTGCATGACAATCACGTGTTGATTCTTAAAATCTGATTATGTATTTTATGGTGCTCAACAGCAGTCAGTGTGATATTCAGTGAATTAGATCAagtgacaactgatattattttagtttaataattaaatttaaaaaccgagaaaaaagacaaaagtatattatattatattaaaaaaaaagtgaacaaatatttactatatcaattattttttattgtataaaaaaaagaataataaaaaatagtgaaaacaataaatgaaattagattataaatagaaaaagaatataaaaaagaagaagaatgagattagaaaaggaaaaaaagaaaaaaataagaagaaaatgagaaaaaaggaaaggagaaaagaaagaaaaaaaaagaaaaaaagaaaagaagcatagaaataaaaaagaattggagaaaaaagagaaaattttcCATAAAAACTATTGTGGGTaggaaatataattaatttaataggtaaaaaaaataaatgggtatataagaataaataattttgtttttttttcagaTAACTGTGTCATTCTCCCccttttaaattcaaaaataaccagatttacaagtggtcatttaaaaatagccacagtttcaaaagtaattgaaatttagccactttttatgtaaagataatcCTGAACGAAAACACTtttcaaaattcggaaaataatccagcataatatactgaagttccaAGATAAGTATAATGGAACTCCAGCATgttataatggagttccagcataagtatattggaactcctacatattataatggagatccagcataagtatactggaactctagcataatatactgaagttccagtataatataccggtccagtataatatactggaagttcatgcactggtgcaccgatctccaatatattatgctggaccgatcccaattacagcaaaatagtggttatttttctatgactttgcaaacgctaactatttttgaatgaacagtccgaaaactagctagcCGTGCTATAATAACCCTAAACATAGCAAAACACGGCCTTTTCCCCCACTCTTTACTTCACATTCCACAAAACGCAATCCTACTGATAGCGCATAAACCAACTGGGCCGCACACTCCCTATATATTCGTATCCGACTCACAAAAGAAACATTCACATCCTCCATTATTCTCTCACATATATACATACTCCAAACCGAagcaaacaaaagaaaaatcagggCAACCCAACCTCCATTATTTCGCCCACTCCATCCAAAAACTCAACTACTTTTACGTTTCTTGATTTCACGTTAACCATGCCGGGACCCCATCTGAACGGAGCATATTACGGCCCATCAATTCCGCCGCCGTCAAAAACCTACCACCGCCCAGGCCACGGCGGCGGGTGCTGCTGCAACCCATTCAGCTGCTGCTGCGGCTGTCTCTTCAACTGCATCTGCACTTGCATCTTCCAgatactctgcactcttttggTCATTGTTGGTGTCGTAGCCTTTGTCCTCTGGTTTATCCTCAGACCCAACAAAGTCAATTTCCACGTCGCTGACGCCTCACTTACCCAATTCGATCTCTCCACAAAAAACAGTACCCTTTACTACGATCTTGCTCTCAATGTCTCCATCAGAAACACCAATAAACGAATTGGGATTTACTATGATTCCATTGAAGCTAGGGCTTTGTTTCTTGGCCGGAATTTCTCCAGTACAAATCTTGAACCGTTTTATCAGGGTCACAAGAATACTACAGATCTGAAAATAGTGTTCAAGGGTCAGAATTTGATTATGCTAGGGGATAAAGAGAAATCTGATTACAATGGGGAGAAGGATTCTGGGGTTTATGCGATTGGAGTGAAGCTTTACATGCGGATTAGGCTCAAGTTTGGGTGgatcaaaaccaagaaaattAAGCCgattattatgtgtgatttgaaggttccttTCAAGTCTAATGGTACAACATCTTCTGGTACCACTTTTGAGAGAACCCAATGCCATCTTGATTGGTGATCTTACTTCTACTTTGGTAGTCTTCTTGATCTTggagtttatttcttttatttttttaagtgttttatcTCTCGATATTCTTTGGATATTAGGGGATATATTTGAAATTGggctattttccctttttttagtATCGTTTTTGGACTATTGAAATACTATTCATCCACAGACAATGGTATGATCTTACTtttttgatatttgtttgtgaaTAAAtaatgatttcttttaattttgtctcattttttgtttttgttttgcgTTTCTTTCTAAATATTTTGGTATGAGTGGATGCTTGCTTTTGTTAATTCAATTTGGAGATCGAAGTGGATTAAGAAGATAATTAATTGTTTATCCTAATAAAAAGTTGACCTGTTCCTTTCAAATTAAGTCTTCACATAATTAATGGTCAAGTTGTACATTTATGAGTAATATTCCCGTTACAAAACAGTTAAAGAGGCCCCTCGGAACCAACTATTGATTTTCTCTgtgtttaaattttgaatttgaactGTGCTTTcgtttttattttgattttgacttctttttaaaaaaatttaaatagcaGCTGAATCACTGTTATGGTTTTCCACGTGTTCGATTTACTTCATCTTCTTAAAAGCTCATTGTCTTCCCTTCTTAAATTGTACCAAAATTTGTCACCTTTATAAAATGATTACTTTTGCAGTTCAGCAAAAAGTAAAGAATAACTTTAGGGGTCATTTGATTCATATTAACAAATTTCTGCAAAATTATTCAAATcatgttatgacttatgaatGATCAAAAGGTCTCTAAGTTCCAACGTGTGTATAGTAGGATAAAATAATGTTGGTAGTGCCTTTAAGTGGAAGCCTAAGACTTTCtaagcccgtttggccaagctgcaaatatcagcttattttgagaagtgttttttttaaaagtatttttttcaaaagaactTTTGGTgaaaagcagtttgtgtttgactaattagtttgaaaaacacttctgaacatcaattagtgtttggccaaactttaaaaaactacttctaagtgtatttttctcaaaaatgcttctaaaaaagtgctttttctcaaaaatgcttctcaaaaaagtatttttggagagaaactacttttttctgcttctccaaaactgcttctgcttctcctcaaaagcactttttgtTCCTTCCAAAAACTTGGCTAAACACcttaatttttggccaaaagtgcttttgacaaaaaaaaaaatactttttgacCGAAAAAAAGCTTGGCCAGGCTAATAATCTTAGGCAAACTGTTGACTCTTGGTATGCCTTGGCCAGAAAAAGACCTGAGGAAGCGCAGACAAAAAAGTCCAGAATTTCCACACTCTTTGAGATTTCGAAAAGTTGTATGCAATTCAGAAACATGAAACATTGCTTTGTCAGAAACCAACTTctatctgtttcaatttatgtgaattttttttttttaagttatgTAAAAGAGAATGATTTGTTTCTCTATTTAAAGataatttacctttatgaaaTCACTTATAgccacacaatatatatatatatcttattttacattacaaattttaaaaaaaaaaatttgaaactcAGTTCCCAATCAAATAGGTTACAATAAATTAAAATATGGAAGGAGTATAAGTTTTGGTTCACCTAATAGCACCGGTCTTAAAAGTCAATTTCAATATCTGCAGGGATATAGCTAGGTTAACTCTTACAAAGCAAAAGAAACAACGTGGCATTTGATTTAGCAATATGGAATTAAATGACTCACGTCAAGGTTATTCAATAACTGACGTCAAGATATTGGCATTATCTATGTTCAACTCAAGATACGGGCATATTAGTTATGTAGAATATAATGTGATTATACTTTGGATTAAGATTGTGGCTTGATTTAGCTTATTCGAGCTTATATGATGTATtgatgcgagattcgggtcttaCGATGAGTTTTAGTTGTTGAGGATTGGATTCTAATGTTTATAGGCTAAGGATGAAGTAAGATATTCAGTTAAGTTGTGTTGTCAGACTTATATGATTGGGGTAACGTAGGATCATCCGCGAGTATATGTATGGTGAGCTCAAGTAGTGATTTCATAGCTTTGGGATGACTTCTGGCACGTTCGAaaacaaacgtatgtttaagtgggggagaatgtaacgacccgaccggttattttgagcatttcAGTTCGGCAGTTTAAGGACTTGGGTAGCTTCATATTacgtgttatgacttgcgtgcaggGTCGATCTTGGTTTTcggtgattcgggattgatttgggaGAATGATTCTcgactaggaagctttaagttggaagagttgtcCAAGTTTGATTTTTATATAGTTGACCTCGGATTAGAGTTTTGATAGTTGTAGGTCTGGATGATGATTCGACTAGGGCGTATACCCGGATTTGCATtgggatgtttctagaaggttttggcgctatttggcaaaaattggcaatttgaaggtttagaattttCCTAAATTTAACTATGGTTCgactttatggctatcgggttcagattttagTTTTGGAACTTGGAATATGTCAGTTTTGTTGAacttatctgcaaaatttggtgtcgttccgagttgatttgataggaatctgATACGTGGTTGCATTTCTAGCaattcttgaagttcattgtgtttttcatgcattttgatgtctgattcatggttttagatgttatttggtattttgattgctcgagcgagtctgtatgatatttttagatttgtgttgatgtttggtgcggagccccgagggctcggatgaatTTCAGATTGGTTTCAGATTATTTTGGTAGAATTTTGTATGTTGGTGCTGGTTCCATCGCACTTGCGATGAGAAGGTAGTAAAtgcgaccatcgcatttgcgagtacTTTCTTGCTCTTGCGAACCTAGGGAAGATTGAGTATGTGATGACCCCATAGGTCAGTTTGAGTTCTAGCTCTTATTTCTGTGTTCCGAGACCTCGATTAGCTCCTTTTAGTATTTCTTGATTTACTTGCGCAATCCGTATCTTTTTCCGtaaagattttatgtgaaaaataaagaaaacgtaaattttagatttaaaaatgatttgagttggctacggtcaatattttgtgtaaacaaCCCCAGGTCGGTATTTTGACGATCCTGGTGcgtccgtatcgtaattttggacttgagtgTATGtgcggaattgaattcggaagtccctaacttgatttgacgtgatttgtgAAAACTAGTATTTTGAATAGTACAAAGATTGCTAGTGCAATGCCAGTTGTGGTGTCTGATGCAAATCTAGCATTTGCGATGTCTggatcgcatttgcggacaattgttcgcatttgcgaacaaatgtTCACATTTGCGTGCAGGGCCTGGGATTGGGTAACCCCGCATTTGCGAGGaaaaggttcgcaattgcgaaacaaTACATGATCACTTTTGCGAtcacttggtcgcatttgcgatggctgGTCATTCGCATTTGCAATATATTTGCCGCATTTGCGGTTTCTATTCTTCTGTGACAGAGTTTGCATTGCGACCCTTTTCTTGCATTTGTGATGCTCGCAATCGCAAACAAGCCTTTACAATTGCGACATCCGCAACTCGGTAAAAGAGGAGAAAATTAGGACTTAgatcattttacaccatttctcaaccctaaacactctagaggcaatttttcaagaggCTTTTCTtc includes these proteins:
- the LOC107781320 gene encoding NDR1/HIN1-like protein 10, producing MPGPHLNGAYYGPSIPPPSKTYHRPGHGGGCCCNPFSCCCGCLFNCICTCIFQILCTLLVIVGVVAFVLWFILRPNKVNFHVADASLTQFDLSTKNSTLYYDLALNVSIRNTNKRIGIYYDSIEARALFLGRNFSSTNLEPFYQGHKNTTDLKIVFKGQNLIMLGDKEKSDYNGEKDSGVYAIGVKLYMRIRLKFGWIKTKKIKPIIMCDLKVPFKSNGTTSSGTTFERTQCHLDW